In one window of Bemisia tabaci chromosome 4, PGI_BMITA_v3 DNA:
- the LOC109036925 gene encoding cathepsin L 2 isoform X1 — protein MMTYACSLLFWRFVFATAVLICLFKDVEVESQDGAVELALMQQFEQFMVEHEKVYDSLEEKMRRFEIFKDNLKKIEELNADPEQTAIFGVNVMADLTREEFRARYLTYRMPDDRRENFLTRLELDHEEEEEDEEEWEGRDGRFGLLKSTKKPKTTTTTYPPPTKGPPPQACTIDWRKISSNYPSVDDQKQCGSCWAFASVGAFEVLLSKSGKTTKLSKQELVDCTKDNDMCEGGWFEPAFKVMENPGLCAEKDYKYTAKNGTCKSKFTVIEKLKSFKDVSGSDSKLIAALPTSPLPIAMNCNDDMQWYVGGVMISKYCPANETNHAVVIVGLCGDAWRIRNSWGTKWGVEQGHIYIKRGTCGIGGYAYQLFA, from the exons ATGATGACTTACGCTTGTTCATTACTCTTCTGGCGTTTT GTTTTTGCGACGGCTGTATTGATATGCTTATTCAAGGACGTGGAAGTAGAATCACAA GATGGAGCTGTGGAACTTGCCttgatgcaacaattcgaacaATTCATGGTCGAGCACGAGAAAGTATACGATTCACTGGAGGAGAAAATGAGGagattcgaaattttcaaagacaatttaaagaaaattgaagaacTCAACGCTGATCCCGAGCAAACAGCAATATTTGGTGTCAACGTGATGGCGGACTTAACAA GAGAAGAGTTCAGGGCGAGGTACCTTACTTACCGGATGCCCGACGACAGGCGGGAGAACTTTTTGACCAGATTAGAACTTGATcatgaagaagaggaggaagatgaGGAAGAGTGGGAGGGGAGAGATGGAAGATTTGGATTGCTCAAAAGCACGAAGAAGCCCaagacgacgacgacgacttACCCGCCACCCACCAAAGGCCCTCCACCTCAGGCATGTACAATCGACTGGCGCAAGATCAGCTCCAATTACCCTTCGGTCGATGATCAG AAACAGTGTGGATCCTGCTGGGCATTTGCATCGGTTGGCGCGTTTGAGGTGTTGCTTTCTAAATCGGGGAAAACGACTAAGCTGTCGAAACAAG AATTGGTAGATTGTACAAAAGACAACGACATGTGTGAGGGTGGCTGGTTTGAACCGGCTTTCAAAGTAATGGAGAACCCAGGTTTGTGCGCCGAAAAGGACTATAAGTACACAGCTAAGAATGGCACTTGCAAGTCTAAATTCACGGTGATAGAAAAGCTGAAATCTTTCAAAGACGTCTCAGGTAGTGACTCAAAACTAATCGCCGCTCTTCCGACCAGTCCACTTCCGATTGCGATGAATTGTAATGATGATATGCAA TGGTACGTCGGCGGTGTTATGATCTCTAAATATTGCCCTGCAAATGAAACAAACCATGCTGTGGTTATCGTTGGATTGTGCGGAG aTGCCTGGCGTATACGGAACAGCTGGGGTACTAAGTGGGGGGTAGAACAG GGTCATATTTACATCAAGAGAGGTACATGCGGAATAGGGGGCTACGCTTATCAGCTCTTTGCCTGA
- the LOC109036925 gene encoding uncharacterized protein isoform X2, whose product MMTYACSLLFWRFVFATAVLICLFKDVEVESQDGAVELALMQQFEQFMVEHEKVYDSLEEKMRRFEIFKDNLKKIEELNADPEQTAIFGVNVMADLTREEFRARYLTYRMPDDRRENFLTRLELDHEEEEEDEEEWEGRDGRFGLLKSTKKPKTTTTTYPPPTKGPPPQACTIDWRKISSNYPSVDDQKQCGSCWAFASVGAFEVLLSKSGKTTKLSKQELVDCTKDNDMCEGGWFEPAFKVMENPGLCAEKDYKYTAKNGTCKSKFTVIEKLKSFKDVSGSDSKLIAALPTSPLPIAMNCNDDMQMPGVYGTAGVLSGG is encoded by the exons ATGATGACTTACGCTTGTTCATTACTCTTCTGGCGTTTT GTTTTTGCGACGGCTGTATTGATATGCTTATTCAAGGACGTGGAAGTAGAATCACAA GATGGAGCTGTGGAACTTGCCttgatgcaacaattcgaacaATTCATGGTCGAGCACGAGAAAGTATACGATTCACTGGAGGAGAAAATGAGGagattcgaaattttcaaagacaatttaaagaaaattgaagaacTCAACGCTGATCCCGAGCAAACAGCAATATTTGGTGTCAACGTGATGGCGGACTTAACAA GAGAAGAGTTCAGGGCGAGGTACCTTACTTACCGGATGCCCGACGACAGGCGGGAGAACTTTTTGACCAGATTAGAACTTGATcatgaagaagaggaggaagatgaGGAAGAGTGGGAGGGGAGAGATGGAAGATTTGGATTGCTCAAAAGCACGAAGAAGCCCaagacgacgacgacgacttACCCGCCACCCACCAAAGGCCCTCCACCTCAGGCATGTACAATCGACTGGCGCAAGATCAGCTCCAATTACCCTTCGGTCGATGATCAG AAACAGTGTGGATCCTGCTGGGCATTTGCATCGGTTGGCGCGTTTGAGGTGTTGCTTTCTAAATCGGGGAAAACGACTAAGCTGTCGAAACAAG AATTGGTAGATTGTACAAAAGACAACGACATGTGTGAGGGTGGCTGGTTTGAACCGGCTTTCAAAGTAATGGAGAACCCAGGTTTGTGCGCCGAAAAGGACTATAAGTACACAGCTAAGAATGGCACTTGCAAGTCTAAATTCACGGTGATAGAAAAGCTGAAATCTTTCAAAGACGTCTCAGGTAGTGACTCAAAACTAATCGCCGCTCTTCCGACCAGTCCACTTCCGATTGCGATGAATTGTAATGATGATATGCAA aTGCCTGGCGTATACGGAACAGCTGGGGTACTAAGTGGGGGGTAG